From a single Fusarium fujikuroi IMI 58289 draft genome, chromosome FFUJ_chr03 genomic region:
- a CDS encoding related to glucose/galactose transporter, producing the protein MGVRAFFKKRSLKVSDDRVTKAADLTLRESVWPIALVTVLFFLWGFSYGLLDTLNKHFQVTLHIDRARSAGLQAAYFGAYPLASLGHAAWILRHYSYKAVFIWGLSLYAIGALIAIPCIKAKSFGGFCAAIFIIGNGLGSLETAANPFITVCGPPKYAEMRINLSQAFNGIGSVVAPVLGSYVFFNFDDEKALANVQWVYLSIAVFVLLLATLFFFSNIPEITDAGTFSMPQANFKVFKSDTSYLNLDMARQAESSNSDTHDKPLRKQYRLFHASFAQFCYCGAQVGIASMFINYATETRKNTSDSTGSKLFAGAQAAFAVGRFFGVFLMKYFKPRHIFLVFLSMCVIFLCPAITERGDTGIAMLYVVLFFESICFPTIVALGMRGLGRHTKRGSGFIIGGVIGGACVPPLTGVAADRHGTGMAMVVPLAFFVAAWTFPFCVNVLPGYKKGIDAFENTHNEPSSVAEWGEKGSEDEQRHETVVGEVKA; encoded by the exons ATGGGTGTTCGAGCATTTTTCAAGAAGAGGTCACTCAAAGTGTCGGACGACAGGGTGACCAAAGCCGCAGACCTTACCTTGCGCGAGTCTGTCTGGCCCATCGCACTTGTCAcagtcttgttcttcctctggGGCTTTAGTTATGGTCTCTTGGACACTCTGAACAAGCATTTCCAGGTGACTTTGCATATTGATAGAGCCAGATCTGCTGGACTGCAAGCTGCCTACTTTGG TGCATACCCGCTCGCTTCTCTCGGCCACGCCGCGTGGATCCTGCGACACTACTCCTACAAGGCCGTCTTCATCTGGGGACTCAGCCTCTACGCGATCGGCGCCCTTATTGCGATTCCATGTATCAAGGCAAAGTCCTTTGGAGGTTTTTGTGCCGCCAttttcatcatcggcaaTGGTCTTGGATCTCTTGAGACAGCTGCCAACCCTTTCATCACTG TCTGTGGCCCTCCCAAATATGCCGAAATGCGAATCAACCTATCACAAGCCTTCAACGGTATCGGCTCGGTCGTTGCACCTGTTCTAGGCTCTTATGTGTTCTtcaactttgatgatgaaaaaGCATTGGCAAATGTGCAGTGGGTGTATCTTTCCATCGCTGTCTTCGTCTTGCTTCTCGCCActctgttcttcttctcaaacatcCCTGAGATCACTGATGCCGGTACGTTTTCAATGCCTCAAGCGAACTTCAAGGTCTTCAAATCTGACACCAGTTACTTAAATCTAGATATGGCTCGACAAGCCGAATCCTCCAACTCGGACACTCACGATAAGCCACTGCGAAAGCAATACCGACTCTTCCACGCCTCCTTCGCACAGTTCTGCTACTGTGGCGCTCAAGTGGGTATTGCTAGCATGTTCATCAACTACGCCACCGAAACGAGAAAGAATACCAGTGATTCCACCGGTTCCAAGCTCTTTGCAGGTGCACAGGCTGCATTTGCTGTTGGTCGCTTCTTCGGCGTCTTCCTCATGAAGTACTTCAAGCCTCGCCACATctttctcgtcttcctcagcaTGTGTGTTATCTTCCTCTGCCCTGCGATTACAGAGAGAGGTGATACAGGAATTGCCATGCTCTACGTGGTGCTGTTCTTTGAATCCATCTGTTTCCCAACAATTGTCGCTCTTGGCATGAGAGGACTCGGCCGACACACGAAGCGCGGTAGTGGCTTTATCATTGGTGGAGTTATTGGTGGTGCTTGTGTTCCTCCTCTTACTGGCGTGGCTGCGGACAGACACGGCACGGGAATGGCCATGGTTGTTCCTTTGGCATTCTTTGTGGCTGCTTGGACCTTTCCCTTCTGCGTCAATGTTCTTCCTGGATACAAGAAGGGTATTGATGCTTTTGAGAACACTCACAACGAGCCATCTAGTGTTGCCGAGTGGGGAGAGAAGGGCAGCGAGGATGAGCAGCGCCATGAGACAGTGGTTGGGGAGGTCAAGGCCTGA
- a CDS encoding related to putative alpha-L-fucosidase precursor: MLIRLLSHLGPVLSLGTASVGAVSLKHSKRATSPASIGIGNPVLTSKWIEGSDYEQVVEFFITNSDDKNSLTWDDDLEVSVESSSLETTTPGTLIRLGPKQSAVVQVGVKNKAGVKAGTKCDAKAVVTWGSKEDPKKSTKDFSGECGIGDYQASSGSLSHHWNPDWFNDIKYGIFIHWGLYSVPAFGNKPGPKQDYAEWYGFRMTQPDFPSETYQYHREKYGENFNYDDFVSNFTAAKFDANEWMNLVADAGAQYVVPVTKHHDGWALFDFPDSVSKRSTVHYGPKRDFLKELLDAAKVNHPKIRRGTYFSMPEWFNPAYVKYGWDQHYKGNYYGRPPTNPYTHKSIEYTGYVEVDDFLDDIQNPQIEALFYKYETEILWCDIGGPNKAPDVLAPWLNWARDKGRQVTFNDRCGAAGDYSTPEYAGISFKASKFESNRGLDPFSFGYNFMTTDDEYLTGEEIVNTLIDNVVNNGNLLLNMGPKPDGTIPKQQQLNLLDAGAWIKSHGEGIFGTRYWPTAQTSGPLRFATAPDAFYIHHVGKPSSPLVIKEPVPWVEGDKVTAIGGSADGTVLDVAQKDGSFVVQLPDKVIQGDKYIWTIKIEYKTGN; encoded by the exons ATGCTTATACGTCTTCTTTCGCACCTCGGCCCTGTCCTTTCCCTGGGAACGGCCTCTGTAGGAGCCGTGTCTCTAAAGCACAGCAAAAGAG ccacaagccCAGCTTCTATCGGAATTGGAAATCCCGTTCTTACTTCGAAGTGGATTGAAGGCAGTGACTATGAACAGGTCGTCGagttcttcatcaccaattCAGATGACAAGAATTCTCTGACTTGGGACGACGATTTGGAAGTCAGCGTTGAGTCTTCATCGCTTGAGACTACCACTCCCGGCACCTTGATTCGCTTGGGACCGAAGCAAAGCGCTGTTGTCCAAGTCGgtgtcaagaacaaggcgGGAGTGAAAGCCGGAACCAAATGCGATGCCAAGGCGGTTGTGACATGGGGCTCGAAAGAGGATCCTAAGAAGTCGACCAAGGACTTCTCTGGCGAGTGTGGAATTGGTGATTACCAGGCTTCGTCAGGCAGCCTCAGCCATCATTGGAACCCGGATTGGTTCAACGACATCAAATACGGTATCTTCATCCATTGGGGCCTTTACTCCGTCCCGGCCTTTGGAAACAAGCCAGGACCCAAACAGGATTATGCCGAGTG GTATGGTTTCCGCATGACTCAACCGGACTTTCCGTCCGAAACCTACCAGTACCACCGCGAGAAATATGGCGAGAACTTCAACTACGACGATTTCGTGTCCAACTTCACCGCCGCCAAGTTTGATGCGAATGAATGGATGAATTTGGTTGCCGATGCGGGAGCGCAGTATGTCGTACCGGTTACAA AACACCACGATGGCTGGGCGCTCTTCGACTTCCCAGACTCAGTCAGCAAGCGCTCAACGGTTCACTACGGCCCAAAGCGAGACTTCCTAAAAGAGCTACTCGATGCTGCCAAAGTCAATCACCCGAAGATCCGCCGAG GCACTTACTTCAGCATGCCAGAATGGTTTAATCCAGCTTATGTCAAGTATGGCTGGGACCAACATTACAAGGGAAACTATTACGGGCGGCCGCCTACCAATCCTTATACTCATAAGAGCATCGAATATACGGGATACGTGGAAGTCGATGACTTTCTCGATGACATTCAGAACCCACAGATCGAAGCCCTCTTCTACAAGTATGAGACCGAGATCCTGTGGTGTGACATCGGAGGTCCCAACAAGGCTCCAGATGTCCTTGCGCCTTGGCTAAACTGGGCTCGTGATAAGGGCAGGCAAGTCACTTTTAATGATCGCTGCGGAGCTGCTGGAGATTATAGCACCCCAGA GTATGCCGGGATCTCTTTCAAGGCCAGCAAATTCGAGAGCAACCGTGGCCTCGATCCTTTCTCATTCGGATACAACTTCATGACAACCGATGATGAGTACCTCACGGGCGAGGAAATCGTCAACACCTTGATAGACAATGTTGTCAACAACGGAAACCTCCTGCTGAACATGGGTCCTAAGCCGGACGGAACCATTCCgaagcagcaacagctcaaTCTCCTGGACGCCGGAGCATGGATCAAGAGTCACGGTGAGGGAATCTTCGGCACCAGGTACTGGCCAACTGCCCAGACGTCTGGTCCACTCCGTTTTGCTACGGCGCCAGATGCATTTTACATCCACCATGTTGGCAAGCCGTCATCCCCACTCGTCATCAAAGAGCCTGTGCCTTGGGTCGAGGGAGATAAGGTGACTGCTATAGGCGGCAGTGCCGATGGCACAGTGCTTGACGTCGCCCAAAAGGACGGATCGTTTGTGGTACAGCTGCCCGACAAGGTCATTCAAGGAGACAAGTACATCTGGACCATCAAGATTGAGTACAAAACTGGCAACTAA
- a CDS encoding related to beta transducin-like protein has translation MHTARRTVSIFPQIHSPHAYSPASTDEMRLLKARTLVETQRISFVEFYGDRPRYAILSHTWETHQEITYQDCNRESSKAKTGYDKIRKTCELALGDGLDYVWIDTCCIDKSSSAELTEAINSMFLWYQEAAVCYVYLVDKFEGSSLGDCRWFSRGWTLQELIAPKFMCFFNNSWDCIGSKNSLMGQLAVITPIDPDILRHNAPISSACIAKRLSWAAGRKTTRVEDMAYCLLGICNIHMPLLYGEGKIAFRRLQEEIIRSTYDLSLLAWTPPMYSVTDSLMDEGEISVSNKGLRLMARVCVLDYSDQGYRYVLKLDCMAPGFEGDFLTIPMRKVGPNTFVRAHSLCEGDYSFHLETASWGESAFYTVTLLTTMPSLAVRSPFSVARGPDLISSSRLTLVSIELPSDISIVYAVETPVKFWDAEDRAFFGPHGSYQNWGAFVLETNTLFICFWHKVDGEWVLEASLLDMSRPEVHNLWKDLFLSAEQLGYQQMIVRYMLNSIEEEMESSVETRLKDKKITLSFKVWRAESENLCSGPRWRVVFSKTSFVRESSSESELD, from the exons ATGCATACAGCCAGACGTACTGTGAGTATATTCCCGCAAATCCATTCCCCTCACGCCTATAGTCCCGCCTCCACTGACGAGATGAGGCTCCTTAAAGCGCGAACACTTGTTGAGACTCAGCGTATTTCTTTTGTAGAATTTTACGGCGATAGACCGAGATATGCCATTCTTTCGCATACTTGGGAAACTCACCAAGAGATCACTTACCAGGATTGTAATCGCGAATCGTCCAAAGCGAAGACAGGATATGACAAGATTCGCAAGACCTGTGAGCTAGCACTGGGTGACGGGCTCGACTACGTGTGGATTGACACCTGTTGCATTGACAAATCCAGCAGTGCCGAGTTGActgaagccatcaactcAATGTTCCTGTGGTATCAGGAGGCAGCTGTCTGCTACGTGTACCTCGTGGACAAGTTCGAAGGGTCGTCGCTAGGAGACTGCCGATGGTTCAGCCGCGGCTGGACGTTACAGGAGCTGATAGCGCCAAAGTTCAtgtgcttcttcaacaattcATGGGACTGCATTGGTAGCAAGAACAGCCTCATGGGCCAACTTGCAGTTATCACCCCAATCGACCCCGATATACTTCGTCACAATGCTCCGATCTCATCCGCTTGCATCGCAAAACGGCTCTCTTGGGCTGCTGGCCGAAAGACCACTCGTGTCGAAGATATGGCATACTGCTTGCTTGGGATATGCAACATCCATATGCCACTGCTCTACGGAGAAGGCAAGATCGCATTTAGGCGCCTCCAAGAAGAAATCATCAGATCTACATACGATCTGAGCCTTTTGGCCTGGACGCCACCG ATGTACTCCGTCACGGACTCCCTGATGGACGAGGGCGAAATCAGCGTCTCAAACAAGGGCCTCAGGCTAATGGCCCGAGTGTGTGTTCTGGACTACTCAGATCAGGGTTATAGATACGTGCTGAAGCTGGATTGTATGGCTCCCGGTTTCGAAGGAGACTTTCTGACAATACCCATGCGTAAGGTGGGACCCAACACTTTTGTGAGGGCCCATAGCCTCTGTGAAGGCGATTACTCCTTCCACCTTGAGACTGCATCTTGGGGCGAAAGTGCGTTTTACACCGTTACCCTTCTCACCACGATGCCTAGTCTGGCCGTACGATCGCCGTTCTCCGTGGCTAGAGGGCCGGACCTTATCTCATCCAGTCGACTGACGTTGGTTTCAATAGAGCTGCCGTCGGATATATCGATAGTTTACGCAGTCGAGACACCTGTCAAGTTCTGGGACGCAGAAGACAGGGCGTTCTTCGGACCCCATGGCTCATATCAAAATTGGGGTGCGTTTGTGCTTGAGACAAATACCCTCTTCATCTGTTTTTGGCACAAGGTAGACGGTGAGTGGGTTCTGGAGGCGAGTCTTTTAGACATGTCGAGACCAGAAGTCCACAATCTATGGAAGGACCTTTTTCTCTCGGCAGAGCAACTGGGCTATCAGCAAATGATCGTTCGGTATATGCTGAACAGTATTGAGGAAGAAATGGAGTCTTCTGTAGAGACTCGACTTAAGGATAAGAAAATTACACTGTCGTTTAAAGTTTGGCGTGCCGAGAGTGAAAATCTGTGCAGCGGTCCGCGATGGAGGGTTGTGTTCAGCAAGACAAGCTTTGTTAGAGAAAGCTCTTCTGAGTCAGAGCTGGATTAA